A part of Drosophila willistoni isolate 14030-0811.24 unplaced genomic scaffold, UCI_dwil_1.1 Seg143.1, whole genome shotgun sequence genomic DNA contains:
- the LOC6649213 gene encoding uncharacterized protein LOC6649213 isoform X2 — protein sequence MCDSLEQYHAIRPQGFDIEYFRLIIGQSYNADKCGFIYETDNIIELINGFDEMMNKEDIDFGAESLASIHVAGIMIHELCAEILCLLDLNHPGSILNVIICCRHACVLSTMAQIVSTCLLWSMLDRLTDLGLDAHRLRPYPELMVAIAIVNPSVYLQSYLHALNLIVRLIAALLAVGPCGSTERLCQEVGVSKEIFKLSEDDAIDIFRWLNAILTELRVDMHLLKDAQTDERLVVLELTCELMQQLHQHLDPETKSLDVDKNQSLDRIQEYCDKKPDRVGNDNWQWF from the exons ataccaTGCCATACGTCCTCAAGGATTTGATATTGAGTATTTTCGCCTCATAATTGGACAATCGTATAACGCCGATAAGTGTGGATTTATCTATGAAACCGACAATATAATCGAG CTCATTAATGGCTTTGATGAAATGATGAACAAAGAGGATATTGATTTTGGCGCTGAATCTTTGGCATCCATACACGTGGCTGGCATAATG aTCCATGAACTATGCGCTGAAATCTTGTGTTTGCTGGATCTCAATCATCCGGGGAGTATACTCAATGTGATTATATGTTGCCGCCATGCCTGTGTCCTGTCCACAATGGCGCAGATCGTTAGCACCTGCTTGCTTTGGTCTATGCTAGATCGTCTAACCGATTTGGGCTTGGATGCCCATCGTTTGCGTCCCTATCCCGAATTGATGGTAGCCATAGCCATAGTCAATCCCTCAGTGTATTTGCAATCCTATTTGCATGCTCTCAATTTAATAGTAAGACTTATTGCAGCCCTCCTCGCTGTGGGTCCATGTGGATCAACTGAGAGACTATGCCAAGAGGTCGGAGTTTCAAAGGAGATCTTCAAGTTGTCCGAAGATGATGCCATCGATATATTTCGCTGGCTCAACGCCATTCTGACTGAGTTGCGTGTGGATATGCACCTGTTGAAGGATGCTCAGACTGACGAACGTCTGGTTGTCCTAGAACTCACGTGTGAGTTGATGCAGCAGCTGCATCAGCACTTAGATCCTGAAACGAAATCTCTGGATGTGGACAAAAACCAGTCTCTTGATCGCATCCAGGAGTATTGCGATAAAAAACCAGATCGTGTGGGAAATGATAACTGGCAGTGGTTCTAA
- the LOC6649213 gene encoding uncharacterized protein LOC6649213 isoform X1 → MCDSLEQYHAIRPQGFDIEYFRLIIGQSYNADKCGFIYETDNIIELINGFDEMMNKEDIDFGAESLASIHVAGIMVYMLYHNDLSDTEVRRTIFLQRCFDYMACTEETHIHELCAEILCLLDLNHPGSILNVIICCRHACVLSTMAQIVSTCLLWSMLDRLTDLGLDAHRLRPYPELMVAIAIVNPSVYLQSYLHALNLIVRLIAALLAVGPCGSTERLCQEVGVSKEIFKLSEDDAIDIFRWLNAILTELRVDMHLLKDAQTDERLVVLELTCELMQQLHQHLDPETKSLDVDKNQSLDRIQEYCDKKPDRVGNDNWQWF, encoded by the exons ataccaTGCCATACGTCCTCAAGGATTTGATATTGAGTATTTTCGCCTCATAATTGGACAATCGTATAACGCCGATAAGTGTGGATTTATCTATGAAACCGACAATATAATCGAG CTCATTAATGGCTTTGATGAAATGATGAACAAAGAGGATATTGATTTTGGCGCTGAATCTTTGGCATCCATACACGTGGCTGGCATAATGGTATATATGTTATATCATAATGATCTGAGCGACACCGAAGTGCGGCGAACTATATTCCTGCAGCGCTGTTTCGATTATATGGCCTGCACCGAGGAAACACAT aTCCATGAACTATGCGCTGAAATCTTGTGTTTGCTGGATCTCAATCATCCGGGGAGTATACTCAATGTGATTATATGTTGCCGCCATGCCTGTGTCCTGTCCACAATGGCGCAGATCGTTAGCACCTGCTTGCTTTGGTCTATGCTAGATCGTCTAACCGATTTGGGCTTGGATGCCCATCGTTTGCGTCCCTATCCCGAATTGATGGTAGCCATAGCCATAGTCAATCCCTCAGTGTATTTGCAATCCTATTTGCATGCTCTCAATTTAATAGTAAGACTTATTGCAGCCCTCCTCGCTGTGGGTCCATGTGGATCAACTGAGAGACTATGCCAAGAGGTCGGAGTTTCAAAGGAGATCTTCAAGTTGTCCGAAGATGATGCCATCGATATATTTCGCTGGCTCAACGCCATTCTGACTGAGTTGCGTGTGGATATGCACCTGTTGAAGGATGCTCAGACTGACGAACGTCTGGTTGTCCTAGAACTCACGTGTGAGTTGATGCAGCAGCTGCATCAGCACTTAGATCCTGAAACGAAATCTCTGGATGTGGACAAAAACCAGTCTCTTGATCGCATCCAGGAGTATTGCGATAAAAAACCAGATCGTGTGGGAAATGATAACTGGCAGTGGTTCTAA
- the LOC6649214 gene encoding uncharacterized protein LOC6649214 → MLGKDDRSKDKRNKMKQLKQTRRGTTTTTTSSSSPPGTAKARSIVDIADSSDEPRFNRKPTSSTGGGGNWSSSRPSSLAAQKNRDLVGTLPPTDDTDDLELDLNGAPIDENARAQLRAADYQQLSQFASMGGGHFSFGAEKEWNNIGPTKEQAAPISQKLFTLNLGLLASGLQTIPFYKLMDYPTTMFTRQQLQEQNKTAEKAEKVYQQRVLRETNGTASGKSRVSSAKVPGTTVSATATANAPAPAASQPDELDELLALTDTTLNLKIASPIIQSATPSSNSKTDVEQWLDTVLDE, encoded by the exons ATGCTAGGCAAGGACGATCGATCCAAGGA CAAGCGCAATAAGATGAAACAGCTAAAGCAAACGCGCCGTGGCACTACTACGACGACAACCAGCTCAAGTTCTCCACCAGGCACAGCTAAGGCTCGCAGCATTGTGGATATAGCCGATTCAAGCGATGAACCGCGTTTCAATCGCAAACCAACATCGTCCACGGGTGGGGGTGGCAATTGGTCATCATCGCGACCTTCATCATTGGCTGCACAAAAGAATCGCGATTTGGTGGGCACTTTACCACCAACCGATGACACCGATGACTTGGAGCTAGATTTAAATGGTGCACCAATAGATGAGAACGCTCGGGCCCAATTGAGAGCCGCCGACTATCAGCAGCTCTCTCAATTCGCTAGCATGGGTGGCGGCCACTTTAGTTTTGGTGCCGAAAAGGAATGGAACAACATAGGCCCCACCAAAGAGCAAGCCGCTCCTATTAGCCAGAAGCTATTTACTTTGAATCTAGGCCTACTTGCCAGTGGACTACAAACGATACCATTTTACAAACTTATGGATTATCCAACAACAATGTTTACCCGTCAACAATTGCAGGAACAGAATAAGACAGCCGAAAAAGCGGAGAAAGTGTATCAGCAACGGGTATTACGCGAAACGAATGGAACTGCAAGTGGAAAGTCACGAGTTTCTTCGGCCAAGGTGCCGGGAACAACTGTTTCTGCAACTGCCACTGCCAACGCCCCAGCACCTGCCGCATCTCAGCCGGATGAACTAGATGAATTGTTAGCCCTGACTGATACGACTCTAAACCTTAAGATAGCATCGCCGATTATTCAGTCAGCCACACCGTCGTCAAATAGCAAAACTGATGTAGAACAATGGCTTGATACTGTGCTGGATGAGTAG
- the LOC6649215 gene encoding putative glutathione-specific gamma-glutamylcyclotransferase 2, whose product MLRHIQSLSLKTDGQLPVVSQEIYRQFFKDLATKPQLLSGSQSSDLNSNSFDVEVTNQAESIVPTPNDVWIFGYGSLVWKADFPYIDRRRGYICGFKRRFYQHSIDHRGVPERPGRVVTLLPGDVTQDRVYGVAYRIASLQKGQVLDHLDYREKNGYERCHLEFHEYPATSEPIQVIMYVATQANDSYAGDVWEVPCIAKQIFSAAGPSGPNREYLFNLALAMAQLFPGAVDEHLTELVECVKHLIERDEPQMLERGLTREIMNILKDCWKNEEALVKRLEALRQRCEQPGWREWLLVQELERQSG is encoded by the coding sequence ATGTTGCGCCACATCCAATCCCTTTCGCTTAAGACCGACGGTCAATTGCCAGTGGTGTCCCAAGAGATCTATCGTCAGTTCTTCAAGGATCTGGCAACTAAGCCGCAGCTGCTTTCAGGAAGCCAGTCGTCGGATTTAAATAGCAATAGCTTTGATGTGGAGGTCACTAATCAGGCGGAGTCAATTGTCCCAACACCGAATGATGTTTGGATCTTTGGCTATGGATCGCTGGTATGGAAGGCTGATTTTCCCTATATCGATCGCCGACGTGGCTATATATGCGGGTTTAAGCGTCGATTCTATCAGCACAGCATCGATCACCGTGGCGTCCCTGAAAGGCCGGGACGTGTGGTAACTCTCCTGCCGGGCGATGTTACCCAGGATCGTGTATATGGTGTGGCATATCGCATAGCCTCGCTGCAAAAGGGCCAGGTGCTGGATCATTTGGACTATCGCGAAAAAAACGGCTATGAACGCTGCCATCTGGAGTTCCACGAATATCCCGCGACCAGTGAACCCATTCAGGTCATTATGTACGTAGCCACGCAGGCGAATGATTCATACGCCGGCGACGTTTGGGAAGTTCCTTGCATAgcaaaacagattttctccGCTGCTGGACCAAGTGGACCCAATCGCGAATATCTATTTAATTTGGCTCTGGCCATGGCTCAACTCTTTCCCGGCGCTGTTGATGAGCACCTCACCGAGCTGGTCGAGTGTGTAAaacatcttattgagagggatGAACCGCAGATGTTGGAACGTGGCCTAACACGGGAAATTATGAATATCCTAAAGGATTGCTGGAAAAATGAGGAAGCGCTAGTCAAGCGTCTGGAGGCTTTGCGTCAGCGATGTGAACAGCCCGGTTGGCGAGAATGGCTTTTG